The Malus domestica chromosome 06, GDT2T_hap1 genome has a segment encoding these proteins:
- the LOC114825331 gene encoding transcription factor bHLH157-like — MGESSVVRERLRSLCVGSGWSYGVFWRFDHINSMLLTMGDAYYEDHVGAVIETMLSQVHILGEGVIGQTAFTGKHQWMHSDVHGGGWNPCTSLESQDMFQDCSEFGCQFSSGIKTIATISVEPQGVIQLGSTEKIMERLEVVDETKRLFQEVENLDGLIPLENAPSSMNNETNDLNELFASLISPENSNNGDVALNPGDKCNDHRGNIISAVGFQSTSSDDIGATDTTPWFSTWCTESSILTSFEPQLASEIIHESCRETVQNIQMDSAFTSLADFEKPIQGSCGYQMNNQQSLHGFPVEFNPADLSTDLSKLYQLDDLSQWLATSPEQNFNAMATALNGDFSQVKESTSVLSSLVKGDNFIDVPIQHPANSIQSSITNPFSADGHEKSVIIQSVENGSFDGLGADFACGQVGKCWEDTIMPAVNGGYLATGTALTKCFSESEITGSMPGPRTGLFSKLGLEEILNGKSTTSSSLKCTLEDQSSTTRKRKSECLSVNSNQVQLPRLAGLDRSTHLANSFYNLDNTNRLAPKKDFIPNSQVGLWIDDSYSVNAKNGVQDKQQKAEEHTKNTRKRARPGESTRPRPKDRQQIQDRIKELRGIIPTGGKCSIDSLLDRTIKYMVFLQNVMKYADKLKQTHEPKLIGKENGVVLKDNGTKCGGNTWALAVEGQTVVCPIIVEDLDQPGQMLIEMLCEEQGFFLEIADIIRGFGLNILKGVIESREDKIWARFIVEATRHVTRLDVFWSLVRLLQQTTTGVVDPTNRLSNVVDSGVPPLLDSCQQQSLPPPVSLM, encoded by the exons ATGGGTGAAAGTTCAGTGGTGAGAGAGAGGCTGAGGAGTCTCTGTGTTGGCAGTGGGTGGTCTTATGGGGTTTTCTGGCGCTTTGATCACATAAATTCCAT GTTGTTGACAATGGGAGATGCCTACTATGAAGACCATGTGGGAGCAGTGATTGAAACTATGCTTTCCCAGGTCCACATACTTGGTGAAGG TGTTATTGGGCAAACCGCTTTCACCGGAAAGCATCAATGGATGCATTCAGATGTTCATGGTGGAGGATGGAATCCATGTACTTCTCTTGAAAGTCAAGATATGTTTCAG GATTGTTCTGAGTTCGGTTGCCAATTTTCCTCCGGTATAAAG ACTATTGCAACAATCTCTGTTGAACCACAAGGAGTAATTCAGTTAGGATCCACCGAAAAG ATTATGGAGAGGCTGGAAGTTGTGGATGAAACAAAAAGGTTGTTCCAGGAGGTGGAAAATCTTGACGGGCTTATTCCTTTGGAAAATGCTCCTTCATCGATGAACAATGAAACTAATGATCTAAATGAGTTGTTTGCTTCATTGATTTCACCTGAGAATTCCAACAATGGAGATGTTGCCTTGAATCCCGGTGATAAATGTAATGACCACCGAGGAAATATTATTTCTGCAGTGGGTTTTCAATCTACATCATCTGATGATATTGGCGCAACTGATACAACCCCCTGGTTTAGTACTTGGTGTACTGAATCTTCAATTTTAACTTCATTCGAACCGCAGTTGGCATCTGAAATTATTCACGAGTCTTGCAGAGAGACAGTGCAGAATATTCAGATGGACTCGGCATTCACTTCATTAGCTGACTTCGAGAAACCTATTCAAGGAAGTTGTGGATATCAGATGAACAACCAACAATCTCTGCATGGATTCCCGGTGGAGTTTAACCCAGCTGATTTGAGTACAGATCTCTCTAAACTATACCAGTTGGATGATCTTTCCCAGTGGCTTGCTACTTCACCGGAACAGAACTTCAATGCAATGGCAACCGCACTGAATGGTGACTTCTCACAAGTAAAAGAAAGTACTTCAGTGTTGTCTAGTCTGGTTAAAGGTGATAACTTTATTGATGTTCCAATTCAACATCCAGCTAACTCCATTCAAAGTTCCATTACAAATCCATTTAGCGCTGATGGACACGAGAAATCTGTGATCATTCAGAGTGTTGAAAACGGTTCGTTTGATGGTTTGGGAGCGGATTTTGCATGTGGTCAAGTCGGGAAGTGTTGGGAAGATACTATAATGCCAGCTGTCAATGGTGGCTACTTGGCTACTGGTACTGCTTTGACAAAATGCTTCTCAGAGTCAGAAATAACAGGTTCTATGCCTGGTCCTCGTACAGGGTTGTTCTCAAAGTTAGGACTCGAAGAGATTTTAAATGGTAAAAGTACTACTTCCAGCTCCTTAAAGTGCACTTTAGAGGACCAGTCATCCACCACAAGAAAAAGGAAATCAGAATGTTTATCTGTGAATAGCAATCAGGTTCAATTGCCAAGGCTTGCTGGCTTGGATAGGAGCACGCATTTGGCGAATTCTTTCTACAACCTGGACAATACAAACAGACTTGCTCCAAAGAAAGACTTTATCCCAAACTCACAGGTAGGCTTATGGATTGATGATAGCTATAGCGTCAACGCTAAAAATGGGGTTCAAGATAAACAACAGAAAGCTGAGGAACACACAAAGAACACCAGGAAAAGGGCAAGGCCTGGGGAGAGTACTCGACCTAGACCTAAGGATCGCCAGCAGATTCAAGACCGTATCAAAGAGTTGAGAGGGATCATCCCTACCGGTGGCAAG TGTAGCATCGATTCTTTGTTGGACCGGACAATCAAATACATGGTCTTCTTGCAAAATGTGATGAAATACGCAGATAAGCTTAAACAGACTCATGAGCCAAAG CTGATTGGCAAGGAGAATGGAGTGGTTCTAAAAGACAATGGCACCAAATGTGGTGGTAATACATGGGCATTAGCGGTTGAGGGTCAAACAGTGGTTTGCCCTATAATAGTCGAGGACCTTGATCAGCCAGGCCAAATGCTTATCGAG ATGCTTTGTGAGGAACAAGGTTTCTTTCTTGAGATAGCAGACATAATCCGTGGCTTTGGGTTAAATATCTTGAAGGGGGTGATTGAAAGTCGTGAAGATAAGATATGGGCAAGATTTATTGTTGAG GCAACTAGGCATGTAACAAGGCTAGATGTGTTCTGGTCCCTTGTCCggcttctacaacaaacaaCTACGGGTGTGGTTGATCCAACTAATCGGCTAAGTAATGTAGTAGATAGTGGGGTTCCTCCTCTATTGGATAGTTGTCAGCAACAAAGCTTGCCGCCTCCGGTCAGTTTGATGTGA